A genomic window from Quercus lobata isolate SW786 chromosome 10, ValleyOak3.0 Primary Assembly, whole genome shotgun sequence includes:
- the LOC115965839 gene encoding uncharacterized protein LOC115965839, with protein sequence MHLCEKSLSPLEKIHLELVISQRKILLKRPIEMIFLGNLSMLKLLQFSMPTIACTLNILRNQAQFGILKLAVNLFPRVIRERNELRQVWMSRETGEGPSLTCFDSRLAPNPIMNILIWNCRGVMKPTFKKTVMDLVELHQLVIFVITKTRIDGPRADEIIRRLPFDGAYSTETIGHVDRIWLLWWSNFVSMEVLLVTEQGIHTIVQERDSDFP encoded by the exons ATGCACCTCTGCGAAAAATCACTGAGTCCTTTGGAAAAGATTCACCTCGAACTAGTGATATCACAGAGGAAAATACTTCTAAAGAGGCCAATAGAGATGATATTTTTGGGAAACCTTTCAATGCTCAAACTCCTCCAGTTCTCGATGCCGACCATAGCATGTACATTGAATATTCTGCGCAACCAAGCACAATTCGGGATTCTAAAGCTTGCCGTGAACCTATTTCCAAGGGTGATCAGGGAAAGGAACGAACTGAGACAAGTATGGATGTCGAGGGAGACAGGGGAGGGGCCGTCACTAACGTGCTTTGATTCTCGTTTAGCCCCCAATCCAATCATGAATATTTTAATCTGGAACTGCAGAGGGGTAATGAAGCCCACATTCAAGAAGACTGTGATGGACTTGGTTGAATTGCACCAACTTGTGATTTTTGTGATTACGAAGACCAGAATTGATGGTCCTAGGGCGGATGAGATCATTAGGAGACTGCCTTTTGATGGTGCTTATTCCACTGAAACCATTGGCCATGTTGACAGGATTTGGCTCCTGTGGTGGTCTAATTTTGTTTCCATGGAGGTCCTGTTGGTAACGGAGCAGGGAATTCACACCATTGTCCAG GAACGTGATTCAGACTTTCCCTAA